One genomic region from Nitrospinota bacterium encodes:
- a CDS encoding molecular chaperone TorD family protein — protein MARPDAPEVQEFLAEAAEWRLIGLLLERPRSGWEDEVKSLGSEVLDEPLRAAAEAAREATEGTYLGLLGPGGFVSPREVAYRPQEDPGKIMSDLAAFYEAFAFSPKAEDPLDHIAVEAGFAGYLRLKELYALARRDEKGAATTAEAHRHFLEEHLGTFVEPFAQGLEPSGVSYLVAAARGLLERVKKSLDETAGVSEP, from the coding sequence ATGGCTCGCCCTGACGCTCCGGAGGTTCAGGAATTCTTGGCTGAGGCGGCGGAGTGGCGCCTTATAGGTCTGCTGTTGGAGCGTCCTCGCTCCGGTTGGGAGGACGAGGTTAAGAGCCTTGGCAGCGAAGTGCTGGACGAGCCTCTTCGGGCGGCGGCCGAAGCTGCCCGGGAGGCCACCGAGGGAACCTACCTGGGCCTTCTGGGGCCGGGCGGCTTCGTCTCCCCCCGTGAGGTCGCCTACCGTCCCCAGGAGGACCCCGGTAAGATCATGTCTGACCTGGCGGCTTTTTACGAAGCTTTCGCCTTCTCCCCCAAGGCCGAGGACCCGCTCGACCACATTGCGGTGGAGGCGGGCTTCGCTGGCTACCTCCGGTTGAAGGAATTATATGCCTTGGCGCGAAGAGATGAGAAGGGGGCCGCCACGACCGCCGAAGCACACCGCCACTTTCTGGAGGAGCACCTGGGAACCTTCGTCGAGCCCTTTGCCCAAGGCCTGGAGCCTTCCGGGGTTTCCTACCTCGTTGCAGCCGCGCGTGGGCTCCTCGAACGAGTAAAGAAATCTTTGGACGAAACGGCCGGCGTCTCCGAGCCATAA